The DNA sequence TAGTATTCTATTTTGTTGGCTATTTAAGGATCAATGATGTACTATTAAAgacattttttcaataattaatgaaattgcATGAGACTAGCCTAGTGAGACGCCATAaacttgttaatttattttcttggagagATTCCAACTATATAGAGAGGAATTAtgtgcttgtattttttttttcttttcttggcatCGACGTGAGGTTGAATCAGGAAGTTGGCATTAGTAGACTTCCACATCAACAGTGTATTTGATGAGGTATCAATactcaaatttataaatagactTAAGCttgcaagaataaaaaattatccatgTCGAAAAGGTAAGCAAATTGGTGACACTTTGCATATGTTAACCAATTATATCATGAGGTTGGCACAGGATGTTGTTGAGACTCATGAAGTCCTTGGTTGCGTGATTGATATATCAGTCCAATGcattgtttgaaattttgaactgTATGTGTCTAGCTATTTCTTTTATACTTGAATCCCTCTCAAGTTCGGACAATGATTTTGAGGAGGCCGTAAGAATCCAAaccattatataatataaagagaaaatgaagtgCTAATTCATGAGATGCATCCCTGATCGATCCCCATCATCTTTCTCGCTCCGAACATCATGTTCTTTTACAGCCATGTATGCATGGAAATGGATGAAAGAAACGCGTATCTTATTGCCTTGATTTTAGGCTCCACGAATGCTGAATGTACCACTTAATTGCTTTtacataattaaacaaaaatctttaaaattctTTCACCAATCAAATGATCAGGACCCATGCACTCTTTAGAACCCACTGCTCATGCTTTTCCCGCCTCCACTGTTCATGGATCTTTGGCCCCAATTGCACTTGGGATATATAAGTACAAAACTCATGTTGGTTGCTACTTtttatcttatgaaaaatttgtttattaccACCATGCACTATAAATCATATGGCAATCTCATGAGCCCATCATCACCACCTATATATCATATGACCTCAGAAGCTCTCCTACTGATCGCTACTTCTCTCCATGGACTTCACAGTCTCCATAACCAACCAAGATGTTGCAACGGAAGAGCCACTGAAACTGGTGTCTCCAAATAATCCAGACCCCCCAGAAAccattttcttatcaaatattgaTCTGGCAGTGGCTTTCCCTGTGGaaacagttttcttttttgaagtACCTCCAGACAAGAGCTCCTCAACACTGAATATCTCTCACAGATTGGAAAAGGCAGTGGCTGAGGTGCTCTTAGTTCCTTACTATTTTATGGCTGGGAGACTCAACTTCAACCATCAGACAAGGAGGTTGGAGCTTCTCTGCAACAATGCCGGAGCTTTGTTTGTCAGTGCCACCTCGAGGCTTCGGTTGAAGGACCTTGGAAAGCTTTCTCTTCCGAATTCAACATTTCATCATTTTGTTCGTCGGCCTGGCCTTTACAAAACCCTCGCTGAAACTGCACTTCTTACCATCCAGGCAATGCTTTGCTAACTTATTCTCTTACCAATTAGATTGTTTTTTCCTCTATTAAGCAATTAGTTCTTTTTtcgaaaaaataaacattaggTAATTTTGCAGGTCACCAGATTTTCCTGTGGAGGTTTCTCAGTCGGATTTGTGACAAATCACGGCATTCTTGATGGAAAATCAGCTAGTGAAATGTTCCAGAACCTTGCCTCTATATGCAGAGGTGAAAGCATAGTGAACCAAGTACTATACAATGACAGAACATTCTTCAGAGCAAGAATCCCGCCCCAAATCAAATACCCACATATGGAATATGTAAAGCTACAGGATATTTCATCTCTTGCCTCATCGTTCACTGCACCAAACCAGTTTTTTCCCTCTCCTTTagttttttcagaaaaattcaCTCACAAGCTCTTCTCATTTACTCCTGAACTGATCGCCACTCTTAAAGAAAAAGCCATGAAAAGATGCTCAAGCTTTGAAGCCGTTGCAGCTCACCTTTGGAGAGCAAGAACAAAGGCTATTTTCACAAACCCAGATGAAGTCTCAACTGTTCTTTTTGCAGTGGACATAAGGTCTAAAACATCTCCACCTCTGCCAAATGGGTTTGTCGGGAATGCTGTGATCACAGCATTTGCGACCTCAAAAGTGGCTGATTTGGTGGAGAAGCCATTCTGTTTCTGCGTCGAGAAGATGAGGGAAGCAATTGAGAGAGTGACAGAGGAGTACGTGAGGTCAGTGATAGACTGGTTGGAGGTTTACAAAGGCGTCCCTGCAACTTGTAATGGGAACTTTTATGTTTCAGCATGGAGTAAACTGCCATTTGGTGAGCTTGACTTTGGGTTTGGGAAGCTTGCCCATGGCGGACCGGTGGCGAGTGGGAACGATGAGTTTGCGCTACTTCTTTCTGAGAGAAAAAGCGTGGGAAATGGGGGATGCATAAATGTATGG is a window from the Juglans regia cultivar Chandler chromosome 7, Walnut 2.0, whole genome shotgun sequence genome containing:
- the LOC108995009 gene encoding omega-hydroxypalmitate O-feruloyl transferase-like; the encoded protein is MDFTVSITNQDVATEEPLKLVSPNNPDPPETIFLSNIDLAVAFPVETVFFFEVPPDKSSSTLNISHRLEKAVAEVLLVPYYFMAGRLNFNHQTRRLELLCNNAGALFVSATSRLRLKDLGKLSLPNSTFHHFVRRPGLYKTLAETALLTIQVTRFSCGGFSVGFVTNHGILDGKSASEMFQNLASICRGESIVNQVLYNDRTFFRARIPPQIKYPHMEYVKLQDISSLASSFTAPNQFFPSPLVFSEKFTHKLFSFTPELIATLKEKAMKRCSSFEAVAAHLWRARTKAIFTNPDEVSTVLFAVDIRSKTSPPLPNGFVGNAVITAFATSKVADLVEKPFCFCVEKMREAIERVTEEYVRSVIDWLEVYKGVPATCNGNFYVSAWSKLPFGELDFGFGKLAHGGPVASGNDEFALLLSERKSVGNGGCINVWMGLERDKMKKFAAHIFEI